The Saprospiraceae bacterium genome contains the following window.
CATGCTGATTATGTGATGGCCTTAGAACATGGAGAAATTAAAGAATTTGGCCCTCCTGCGGAACTTCTTGCCCGGGAAAATGGTTTATATAAGAAGCTCTACGAGACTTACTTTCAAACAGTAACGGCATCCGTCAACGATTGAGAAATTTACAATCAATTAGTTTTACATATTAGTTATTTTTTTAATACATTTTATTATCTTTGCACGGGATGGCCATATTAAGGACATATAATTATTCTTCCGGAAAAGGATTTGCTGAAAAATTCTTTGGAAGCCTCATATTCCTGCTTTTTATCGCAGGCTTTTTTTACTTGTTTTTTCAGGTTTACAAATTGATGTGGTATGCCTGTCCGGTATTGCTTTTAATAGCCTTCATTTTAGAACCCAAACTGGTTTGGTCTTATATTACAGCGATATGGAAACAAATCGTTGTTTCACCAGTTTCTGGTTTGATTCAGGCGCTCATTAATCTGGTTGGATTGCCCTTTGTCAGCATTGGTTTAATATTTAAAGCCTGGATTTATCGCAAATTTGGTCAAATCAACCAACAGGTTCATCAAGAGGAATTTGATGATAAATTTACCAGCTACGAAGATGTTGAAACAACTCAACAAGCTCCTCAAAATTCTAAAAAAGTGCAACTTGCAGATAGCAGGTATGACGATTTGTTTGAATAAAAAAATAAGGTGTTCATATTCTGCTTAGCTACAGTCATCAGTACGTTTATTTATCTCTGTCTTATTGCTTACTACATTTATTATTGGAATCGGATCAACCCGCCATTGATACCGACATCTGCCGAATTACCCATGGTGACAATCCTCATCGCCGCACGCAATGAAGAAGATTCAATTTTAGCCTGCATTCAATCGTGCCTAAACCAAAATTATCCTCCAAATAAATTAGAGGTGATCGTCGTTGATGATCAATCTGAAGATGATACCTATGATTTATTGGAATCCATTGAAGACCCTCGCTTTGTGCACATGCGGCTGGGTGTTTATAAAAGAACCACCATCAAAGGATCCAAGAAAAAAGCAATCGCGTATGGAGTCAATCATGCTAAAGGTGAACTCATTTTTACCACGGATGCGGATTGCTTGGTAGCCCCTGATTGGATTCAATCTATGATCCCTTTCTTTAATGATCCGAAAGTTAAATTAGTCTCTGGTCCTGTAAAAATTACAAACCGCTCTTCTTTAATTGCCCGGTTTCAAGCGCTGGATTTTTCAGCAAATGGATTGGTCAATGCGGCTGGTATTAAATCCGGATTACACTATCTGTGCAGTGGTGCAAATTTGGCTTACCGGAAACAGGTTTTTTTAGAACACAATGTTTATGAAGACAATTATCATATAGCTTCCGGAGATGATATCTTCTTATTAGAAAAAATAAAATCCGTTTATCCTGATGGAATCGTTTTTTCCAAGTTAGCCAACAGCATTGTTGAAACACAGGCTGTTTCAAATTGGACAGATTTAATCAAACAAAGACTGCGTTGGGCAGGAAAAATGCGCCATATAACTGATTGGAATTTAAAATGGATTCCTGCATTGATCTGGATTCAACGAATCTTGTTGCTTAGTTTTCTGGTTGTCGCCATTTCCTTAGGTTCCGTTAATTACATTCTAGCAAGTATTACGGCTATTATGCTCCAATTATTGCTGGATTTCTTATTACAATACGATGCTTGCCGCTTCTATAAAATTTCAAAATGGCAAATTTGGTTTATCGTATTAGAGCCATTGCATACAATTTATTTCATTTTACTGGGAATCGCATCCTGGTTGCCGGTAAGCATCGAATGGAAAGGCCGGAGCAATCCCTAATCCTGTGTACTTTTGCATTATGAATCTAAGGAGCTCCCTATTAATACTAATTGCTTTCCTTTTAAATTCCTGTGCCAATATAAAAGGTATTAGTGGAGGACCTGAAGATAAAAAAGCTCCCGGTATACTGAGTGCTAAATCCAGCCCAGCCCAACAAAAAAATTTTAAAGAACACAGCCTGTATTTTTATTTTGATGAATGGATCCGATTGGAAAGTCCCCAGTCAAATATTACTATATCACCCAGTTTGCAATATCAACCTAAATACATTTTAAAAGGAAAGGAATTAATTATTGAATTTGATGAACGCGAACAATTAAAAGAAAATACAACCTACTCCATTCAATTTGGAGAATCAATCAAAGACATTACCGTTGGAAATGTACAAAGGGATTTGAGGTACATTTTTTCTACTGGCAATTTTATTGATTCCTTAAAAATTGTAGGCCAGGTAAAAGATGCATATTCTAATCAGGTAAAAGAAAAAATTCTGGTAGGATTGTACAATAACTTACATGACAGTGCTTTTCAAAAATTAAAACCCTTTTACTTTAGCTTTACGGATACCGCTGGACGATTTAAATTGGAAAACCTGAGTCCGGGTACGTATAAACTTTATGCTTTATTAGATAAAAATCAAAATTATTACTTTGATCAATTTGGTGAATCGATTGCTTTTCTTGATCAAAGCATCCAAATCAATGACAGCTTGCAAAAACAGTTTAACCTATACCTTTCAGAATCCAAACCACCATTATTTATTAAAGACAAAGTTTCTGGTAACGGGAAATTAAAATTGCAATTTAATGAGATGCCGGACTCTTTAAAAATCACATTCAATAATGAAACAAATTTTCAATGGTTACAAACGGCTGATAGTTTGCTTATATGGAATTTAAAATCAGATC
Protein-coding sequences here:
- a CDS encoding Ig-like domain-containing protein — its product is MNLRSSLLILIAFLLNSCANIKGISGGPEDKKAPGILSAKSSPAQQKNFKEHSLYFYFDEWIRLESPQSNITISPSLQYQPKYILKGKELIIEFDEREQLKENTTYSIQFGESIKDITVGNVQRDLRYIFSTGNFIDSLKIVGQVKDAYSNQVKEKILVGLYNNLHDSAFQKLKPFYFSFTDTAGRFKLENLSPGTYKLYALLDKNQNYYFDQFGESIAFLDQSIQINDSLQKQFNLYLSESKPPLFIKDKVSGNGKLKLQFNEMPDSLKITFNNETNFQWLQTADSLLIWNLKSDPDSLRIKYPGHLDSFIISARNKSNAPDPVSLNLKERILKPGEFPIFSFKDPVLNVYNSKISTTDSSITNLSVQMDRLDPRSFSILGNFKNKSEFKLIFEKASVVLWPDLENKTDTFTIRYLEKSALSQLTLKLDSLNTNAAYILELVEGEQVRTTRILSKFDQTKELLFPNLLPGNYKLRLIEDKNQNQRWDAANYELKNQAETVWNFSLPELRADWDIAVTIKP
- a CDS encoding glycosyltransferase → MFIFCLATVISTFIYLCLIAYYIYYWNRINPPLIPTSAELPMVTILIAARNEEDSILACIQSCLNQNYPPNKLEVIVVDDQSEDDTYDLLESIEDPRFVHMRLGVYKRTTIKGSKKKAIAYGVNHAKGELIFTTDADCLVAPDWIQSMIPFFNDPKVKLVSGPVKITNRSSLIARFQALDFSANGLVNAAGIKSGLHYLCSGANLAYRKQVFLEHNVYEDNYHIASGDDIFLLEKIKSVYPDGIVFSKLANSIVETQAVSNWTDLIKQRLRWAGKMRHITDWNLKWIPALIWIQRILLLSFLVVAISLGSVNYILASITAIMLQLLLDFLLQYDACRFYKISKWQIWFIVLEPLHTIYFILLGIASWLPVSIEWKGRSNP